The Choloepus didactylus isolate mChoDid1 chromosome 15, mChoDid1.pri, whole genome shotgun sequence genome segment AGGCTTCCCGTcccccagggccagacccacttCCCAGGTGGGCCCTTTCACCTGTGCTTGGCAGCTTGTCTCGGGTCTCTGGACCCCGCAGCAGCCTGACTCCCTCCTCCAGGCCCATGTCGGACAGAGCATTAAGCAGACCTGACAAGTCCCCACCAGCCAGctgaggggagggaagagggatgAGGTCTGAATTATGGTTAGGGTGTGGGGTTGGGAGTCCGGGCCCAAGGAAGCATCCAGGATCTTGGGGAAGCCactgagggctggggagggggctgggctgaccTCATAACTGCGCAGGAGGCTGCCACTGGGCGAGGCAGTCTGCCGGTATGTGTCCACCAGACTGCGCAGCCCCAGCCGCTCTGCCAGCTCTGCCCAGCTGCCCTGAGCTCCTGGCCCGTCGAGCAGCTGCTCCAGATTCTTCAGGGCTGTGTCCCCGAGCGACAGCCCTGGCCCTGAGGGGAACACATACAGAGACACGTCCATTACCTCCAGAGCTGGGCAGAAGCACAGTCACTGGGACCAGCTTTCTCCCATGGTCTCTGTCAGAGGAGGCAGGCAGGACCACTGGGAGCAATGGATGGAGAAGgcggggcagggagagggagagctgCTCTCCAAAGGAGGGGATACCTCTGTAAGGACGGGTCTGGGGTTTGGCACTGGGTGGACAGGTCTCGTCTGCTGGGCTGGGTGGGGTCAGGGGGGCCTCCATGGTGTCCTGAGCAGCATTGAGCAGCAAGGTCTTCACCTGGGGAGAGAGCTTCAGCTTTGACTACCTCCTTTTCCAGTCCCTAAGCCCAGGTACCCCTAAATCCAGACACTGGGCCCCATCCTTAAGCCTAGATGCACTGTTTCTGGTACTTCCAGTCCTTGCTGGCCTCACCTTGGTGCTGCGAGTGAGATCAAGAGGCGTGTGGCCCCGGAAACTGCTTCGGGTGTCCCTCTCAGAACCCTCGGACTCTGAGTCGCTACCAGAAGTGGGGGGCGAGGGCAGTGGGCACAGGGGCTCTTCGTTCTCGGCATGGATGTCAGCTCCTGTGAGAGCAAGGCAGCCACGGGAGGCACAAGGGGGGCCCATGTTAGGAGTTGCAATTTCTCCCCCTACCCCTGTTCATATGCCCCTGAGGGTGAGACTGACCAGCCTTTAGAAGGAGGCGGGTGAGGGTTGGGGAGCCCAGTCCAGCTGCCAGGTGTAGGGGCGTGTTTCCCGCAAAGGTGCGGGCGTTCACGTTGGCACCGAGCTGTGGGGTGCAAGGACGTGGTTGGTCCGAGGTGAGCCAGTTGGTGGTTCCTCTCCCCGCCCCCCCTTCACCATCcttggccccaccccttccacaGTCCTCAGGCCCTGCCCTCTCACAGTGCTGCTCGTCCCACCTTGGTGACCAGATGGGTGACCAACCCCAGCTCTTCCATTTCTGTGGCTAGATGTAGGGCTGTTCGGCCCCCTTGCCGCTCTGCAGCCTCCACCTCAGCCCCGTCACCCACGAGCAGATCCAGGCACTCCGGGCTGCGAGCGTGGACTGCCAGGTGTACCGGGTACAGCCCTAGGGACACACGATAGCCTGCAGCTGAGACCCCAGGTTGGCCCCCAGATTGGCCCTGCCCAGCCAATCTCAACACTATGTCTGCCCTTGGTATCCTTCAGCTACCCTCCCTGGCCCCCCAACTGCTGCCTCCCAGGGGCCAGGATGAGGAGGGGTACTCACCCTCGAAGTCAGGCATGTGTAGAAGCTGGGCCACGGAGGGAGCCCCACTCTGCAGCAGCGCTCGCAGCAGGTCTGGGGCACCAGCCCCCGCACGCAGCGCTAGGTGCACGGCTGAGTCTCCATGCCGATCCAGCAGCACGGGGTCGGCACCCACTTGCAGCAGGAAGCTCACCACGCTGGTCTGCCCGGTAATGACCGCCAGGTGCAGGGGTGTCTGGGGGGCAAAGACAGGCCCACTTCAGCCTAGATCCGGCCTGCCCTCCAACCCGACCCCTTCCACTAGGAGGTGCCCACTCACTTGGTGTAAGTGGTTGGTGAGGTTGACGATGCCAAGGTGCGGGACGTGGTAGATGACGTGCGCTATCTGCTCGATGACACTTGTCTGCGCATGGATGATGGCCAGGTGCAGGGGCCTGGGAGTCGGGGTGTGAGACTGGCCTAGCAAGCCCAGCTGCTCAGTGTCCTCTACCCTCAAAACCCCATCGCCCATAATCTCCCTGGCTGGGGCCTGATTTGAAAACCGGTCTGACCAACTCCAGAGCCCCGGCTCTTTGCAGAACTTTCCCCCTGCGTCCCCCAACCTTCCATTGGGCGCCGCATCCCGGACCCCGGTCCTGGGTACCCGGTCCCCTTCCCGTCTTCCCGTAGGCCTACGTGTCTCCGTTCTCATCCTGCGCCGTCAGCAGGTGGCGCTGTCCAGCCAGCAGAGCGCGCGCGTCCGCGGTGACGCCGTAGTCGAGCAAGGCTCGGGCGCTGCGCCGCGCCAGGCCGAACAGGCGCGCGTTGTACTCGCGGGCTGCGGGCGGCAGGGAGCGTGGGCGCGGGCCCCCGGCGCCGGGCGGGTCCCCACCCCTACCGGCCTGACTGCCCGGATCCGGGAGGCCCTACCTCGCTGCAGCATCTCCGGGGCCTGCGGCTCGCGCTTGGGGGCCACGAGGGGCGCGCTGGGCTCGGCGGCTTCCTCCCCAGCATCCCCGCCAGGCGCCGAGGTGGCCATCTGCACCCCGCCCCCGCCTCCCGGGTAGCAGCCCATTGGGGCCGCGCCGGACTGGTAGGGGCTGTAGGCCAAGGAGGAGGGGAAAAAGCCGAGGCTGCCACCTGTGGGTACAGGCAGggctgtggggaaggggcaccagcCAGGGCTCCCAGACTTCTttccccaaacttctctctccttcatctctgccccctccctcccccctccagCCACCAGCAATCCCTcacctcctcctccagctcctccatAACCCCCAGCCGAGCCCCCAGAGCCTCCACCCATGTGGGAGCCACCTCCGAAGGGCTGGGAAAAGGTGGGCAAGGCCTTCCTCCGCTTCCGCTGCACCTCCTCCTTGTCTGGGGGCAAAGGGAAGTAGAAGTTAAAATCCCAActcatgggccacacctccagagCCCTAATCCAAAAACCCTCAGCTGGAGCCCTCAGGTCGGCTCCTAGGACCACCTCCTCCCGGAAGCCGCCCCACTGCTGACTTGGCTCATGGTCCCCTGATCGAAATCTTGGGACCCTTCTGTGTAGCCCCCAGTCCCACTCAGCCCCCAAGGATCTTCAGCCCAGCTCCACCTTCCACCAGGGGGTAATAGGTGAACTGTTTGGAGTCAGAGACATCTCCTCCACGCTTGCGTTTCAGTTGCAGGAACACTGTGACAGGACGCTCGATCTTCATCTTGTGATAGGGGGGTGTCCGGAACACAATGGCATACTGGCAGGGAGGGGGGTGCACACAGGATGTCAGTGAGGCCTTTGTCAAAttcagcccccagccctggcctggCCCCTGGGTACCTGTTTGTGAACATCTGTGGGAGAGAAG includes the following:
- the NFKB2 gene encoding nuclear factor NF-kappa-B p100 subunit isoform X1, yielding MDSCYDPGLDGIIEYDDFKFNPSTVEPKEPAPETADAPYLVIVEQPKQRGFRFRYGCEGPSHGGLPGASSEKGRKTYPTVKICNYEGPAKIEVDLVTHSDPPRAHAHSLVGKQCSELGVCAVSVGPKDMTAQFNNLGVLHVTKKNMMEIMIQKLQRQRLRSRPQGLTETERRELEQEAKELKKVMDLSIVRLRFSAFLRASDGSFSLPLKPVISQPIHDSKSPGASNLKISRMDKTAGSVRGGDEVYLLCDKVQKDDIEVRFYEDDENGWQAFGDFSPTDVHKQYAIVFRTPPYHKMKIERPVTVFLQLKRKRGGDVSDSKQFTYYPLVEDKEEVQRKRRKALPTFSQPFGGGSHMGGGSGGSAGGYGGAGGGGGSLGFFPSSLAYSPYQSGAAPMGCYPGGGGGVQMATSAPGGDAGEEAAEPSAPLVAPKREPQAPEMLQRAREYNARLFGLARRSARALLDYGVTADARALLAGQRHLLTAQDENGDTPLHLAIIHAQTSVIEQIAHVIYHVPHLGIVNLTNHLHQTPLHLAVITGQTSVVSFLLQVGADPVLLDRHGDSAVHLALRAGAGAPDLLRALLQSGAPSVAQLLHMPDFEGLYPVHLAVHARSPECLDLLVGDGAEVEAAERQGGRTALHLATEMEELGLVTHLVTKLGANVNARTFAGNTPLHLAAGLGSPTLTRLLLKAGADIHAENEEPLCPLPSPPTSGSDSESEGSERDTRSSFRGHTPLDLTRSTKVKTLLLNAAQDTMEAPLTPPSPADETCPPSAKPQTRPYRGPGLSLGDTALKNLEQLLDGPGAQGSWAELAERLGLRSLVDTYRQTASPSGSLLRSYELAGGDLSGLLNALSDMGLEEGVRLLRGPETRDKLPSTAEVKEDSAYGSQSVEQEAEKLGPPPEPPGGLCHGHPQPQVH
- the NFKB2 gene encoding nuclear factor NF-kappa-B p100 subunit isoform X2; the encoded protein is MDSCYDPGLDGIIEYDDFKFNPSTVEPKEPAPETADAPYLVIVEQPKQRGFRFRYGCEGPSHGGLPGASSEKGRKTYPTVKICNYEGPAKIEVDLVTHSDPPRAHAHSLVGKQCSELGVCAVSVGPKDMTAQFNNLGVLHVTKKNMMEIMIQKLQRQRLRSRPQGLTETERRELEQEAKELKKVMDLSIVRLRFSAFLRASDGSFSLPLKPVISQPIHDSKSPGASNLKISRMDKTAGSVRGGDEVYLLCDKVQKDDIEVRFYEDDENGWQAFGDFSPTDVHKQYAIVFRTPPYHKMKIERPVTVFLQLKRKRGGDVSDSKQFTYYPLVEDKEEVQRKRRKALPTFSQPFGGGSHMGGGSGGSAGGYGGAGGGGGSLGFFPSSLAYSPYQSGAAPMGCYPGGGGGVQMATSAPGGDAGEEAAEPSAPLVAPKREPQAPEMLQRAREYNARLFGLARRSARALLDYGVTADARALLAGQRHLLTAQDENGDTPLHLAIIHAQTSVIEQIAHVIYHVPHLGIVNLTNHLHQTPLHLAVITGQTSVVSFLLQVGADPVLLDRHGDSAVHLALRAGAGAPDLLRALLQSGAPSVAQLLHMPDFEGLYPVHLAVHARSPECLDLLVGDGAEVEAAERQGGRTALHLATEMEELGLVTHLVTKLGANVNARTFAGNTPLHLAAGLGSPTLTRLLLKAGADIHAENEEPLCPLPSPPTSGSDSESEGSERDTRSSFRGHTPLDLTRSTKVKTLLLNAAQDTMEAPLTPPSPADETCPPSAKPQTRPYRGPGLSLGDTALKNLEQLLDGPGAQGSWAELAERLGLRSLVDTYRQTASPSGSLLRSYELAGGDLSGLLNALSDMGLEEGVRLLRGPETRDKLPSTEVKEDSAYGSQSVEQEAEKLGPPPEPPGGLCHGHPQPQVH